In Clostridium sporogenes, one genomic interval encodes:
- a CDS encoding ATP-binding protein codes for MIIEVIPDININNSKLSSFLTNIHSYKNLFNRINLKEKKIAHQDKIIYEILLTKENISFYYIIPDSLKELVKNELNVCYPKATFKFKNTHRTYKEEGILNFVKEDHMIDVHVADELELDQHSFLSLKTDLRSEYPLNSLLETSKILRDDEKVLMQYILVPEDPSLNLDFEEAIKEFNTEKKIKSKYKLDKERIIKGGLKLAYECVAEVMDLASLFFTNEEFERIDLDELDNNVLVRNGLSQQTKDKTSSVYYDTSIRIATNSERSELILKLFKRGFNLLEGDNKFVTRKLKQNELIEAIKQRKPIDKINMDALSTKELAQLMQLPTKHYQQEYKIKNIDTREISIPHVFTSKGLQIGHTKYKGNKIPLFFPLNDLDSLCQCWISIGKMGSGKTTCGQNTAIQLLQNRISVFAIDVADGDLINNIEKGLPKDFNKIIDLDFGDINNPISLTWSECANGDKHVETKLASQLKNFLNKLAKSDNQKLSSRMERFLGAAAKAVFKNPTANLYDVILCLTDREYRDNLIVTNNINGRLKWTLEQLNDDGNETGTKQNYVSGIMDRLESLLDNEFAANCLLQEANLDIDFRKWADEGYFVGIRIPKDTLLDDTTDLLVTYIVSKLWLAILTRSNIPKEQRKPCILILDEPHQFPTVLTELHSIIREMRKWRFGIFILAHEFGDFKNMKTLLKSAGTNYFIYQTSKETYKELLEELQPFTLEEMINTKWRHAIVNMRYKEEKICVMTDMLKPLPHKRTYKNRNVFGRSAEKVQDEIFKKSMHFEDEFINNMNDDKEKEENVQQKAII; via the coding sequence ATGATTATTGAAGTTATTCCAGATATAAACATAAATAATTCTAAACTATCTAGCTTTCTTACCAATATACATTCATATAAAAATCTATTTAATAGAATCAATCTTAAAGAAAAGAAAATAGCACATCAAGATAAAATTATATATGAAATTCTACTAACTAAAGAAAACATATCTTTTTATTATATAATTCCAGATAGCTTAAAAGAACTAGTAAAAAATGAACTTAATGTATGTTATCCCAAAGCTACATTTAAATTTAAAAATACTCATAGAACATATAAAGAAGAAGGCATACTTAATTTTGTAAAAGAGGACCATATGATAGATGTACATGTTGCAGATGAACTTGAATTAGATCAACATAGTTTTTTAAGTCTAAAAACAGATTTGAGATCAGAATATCCTCTTAATTCATTATTGGAAACTTCTAAAATTCTAAGAGATGATGAAAAAGTGTTAATGCAATATATATTGGTACCTGAAGATCCTTCTCTAAATTTAGACTTTGAAGAAGCCATTAAAGAATTCAACACTGAAAAAAAGATTAAGAGTAAATACAAATTAGATAAAGAAAGAATAATAAAAGGTGGACTTAAATTAGCTTATGAATGTGTTGCTGAAGTCATGGATTTAGCTAGTTTATTTTTTACAAATGAAGAATTTGAAAGAATTGATTTAGATGAATTAGATAATAATGTTCTTGTTAGAAATGGGCTATCCCAGCAAACTAAAGACAAAACTTCTTCTGTTTATTATGATACATCTATAAGAATAGCTACTAATAGTGAGAGAAGTGAATTAATATTAAAGTTATTTAAAAGAGGCTTTAATCTATTAGAAGGTGATAATAAATTTGTTACTAGAAAATTAAAGCAAAATGAACTTATAGAAGCAATAAAACAACGAAAGCCTATAGATAAAATAAATATGGATGCATTAAGCACTAAAGAATTAGCACAGCTTATGCAATTACCTACAAAACATTACCAGCAAGAATACAAAATTAAGAACATAGATACTAGAGAAATTAGTATACCACATGTTTTTACATCGAAAGGATTGCAAATAGGCCATACTAAATATAAAGGTAATAAAATACCACTATTCTTTCCATTGAATGATTTAGACTCATTATGTCAATGCTGGATTTCTATAGGTAAGATGGGGAGCGGTAAAACTACTTGCGGACAAAATACTGCAATACAGCTACTTCAAAATAGAATTAGTGTATTTGCTATAGATGTAGCAGATGGTGACTTAATAAATAACATAGAGAAAGGCTTACCAAAAGATTTTAATAAAATTATAGATTTAGATTTTGGAGATATAAATAATCCTATATCTTTAACATGGAGTGAATGTGCTAATGGAGATAAACATGTAGAAACCAAGTTAGCTTCTCAACTTAAAAACTTTCTTAATAAATTGGCCAAAAGTGATAATCAAAAATTAAGTAGTAGAATGGAAAGGTTTCTAGGTGCTGCTGCCAAAGCTGTATTTAAAAATCCAACTGCTAATCTATATGATGTCATTCTCTGTCTTACTGATAGGGAATATAGAGATAATTTAATTGTAACTAATAATATTAATGGTAGATTAAAATGGACCTTAGAGCAATTAAATGATGATGGAAATGAAACCGGTACAAAACAAAACTATGTATCTGGAATAATGGATAGGTTAGAATCTTTACTGGATAATGAGTTTGCAGCTAACTGTTTATTACAAGAAGCTAATTTAGATATAGACTTTAGGAAATGGGCAGATGAGGGTTACTTTGTAGGCATAAGAATTCCTAAGGATACTTTATTAGATGATACCACAGACTTATTAGTTACTTATATAGTAAGTAAATTATGGCTTGCTATATTAACTAGAAGTAATATACCTAAAGAGCAAAGAAAGCCTTGCATTCTAATTTTAGATGAACCTCATCAATTTCCTACAGTACTTACAGAGCTGCACTCAATTATAAGAGAAATGAGGAAATGGAGGTTTGGCATATTTATATTAGCCCATGAGTTTGGAGATTTTAAAAATATGAAAACATTACTTAAGAGTGCAGGCACCAATTATTTTATATATCAAACTTCTAAAGAAACATATAAAGAATTATTGGAAGAACTTCAGCCATTTACACTCGAAGAAATGATTAATACTAAATGGAGGCATGCTATTGTTAATATGAGATATAAAGAAGAAAAGATTTGTGTTATGACAGATATGTTAAAGCCTTTGCCACATAAAAGAACATATAAAAATAGAAATGTTTTTGGTAGATCTGCAGAAAAAGTCCAGGATGAAATATTTAAAAAATCTATGCATTTTGAAGATGAATTTATAAATAATATGAATGATGATAAAGAAAAAGAAGAAAATGTTCAACAAAAAGCTATTATTTAA
- a CDS encoding TrbC/VirB2 family protein, protein MIINLSKPRLYLQDKLDEAIFNYKMNNTILEQQKIKTFVDTTATTLTVTLLFTTPVSAVGFDKITKALNPLIDLIQALGYPLAVLSMSGGAITMMFNKRMGVRIIKDTAVAYLVLQFVPGLMKILMDIGKAIR, encoded by the coding sequence ATGATTATAAATTTATCTAAACCAAGATTGTACTTACAAGATAAATTAGATGAAGCTATATTCAATTATAAAATGAATAATACCATTTTAGAGCAACAAAAGATTAAAACATTTGTAGATACAACAGCAACTACATTAACTGTTACCTTGTTATTTACTACACCAGTTAGCGCAGTAGGATTTGATAAAATAACAAAGGCATTAAACCCACTTATTGACTTGATTCAAGCCTTAGGATATCCATTAGCAGTTTTATCTATGAGTGGCGGCGCTATAACTATGATGTTCAATAAAAGAATGGGAGTAAGAATAATAAAGGATACTGCAGTTGCATATTTAGTTCTACAATTTGTTCCAGGACTAATGAAGATATTAATGGATATAGGAAAAGCAATAAGATGA
- a CDS encoding transcriptional regulator, translating to MNKKKITAIIISCVVIVGGIAIGVNKSKGTKPVQNTQEKVVENKENEKPSKQTQNLYKDDITVYKGDAKVDYTKEKTVIHINNEKILDVANTEILTAQTIFSPDKEKISGKEYMDLNVQFLTAKNQKVFKDVYAFKQKSTLGGTDYMYFFIKYKGPFTVEDRVKSSNTVCTTTYAKVVSADENGIKLDNGQYFNVKKDSIPLSFINERLDQSYDGASYYTPKYYPQNTLVKISKENNEIKGIQKIAVLF from the coding sequence ATGAACAAAAAGAAGATAACAGCAATAATTATTTCTTGTGTAGTTATAGTAGGCGGAATAGCTATAGGTGTTAATAAATCCAAAGGTACAAAACCTGTTCAAAATACACAAGAAAAAGTAGTAGAGAATAAAGAAAATGAAAAACCTAGTAAACAAACACAAAATTTATATAAGGATGATATAACTGTCTATAAGGGAGATGCTAAGGTAGATTATACTAAGGAGAAAACAGTGATTCATATTAATAATGAAAAAATATTAGATGTAGCCAATACAGAGATACTTACAGCTCAAACGATATTTTCTCCTGATAAAGAAAAAATTAGTGGTAAAGAATATATGGACTTAAACGTACAATTCCTGACAGCTAAAAATCAAAAGGTTTTTAAAGATGTATATGCTTTTAAACAAAAATCAACCCTAGGTGGAACTGATTATATGTATTTTTTTATAAAATATAAAGGTCCTTTTACTGTTGAAGATAGAGTGAAAAGTTCTAATACTGTTTGCACCACAACTTATGCTAAAGTTGTATCAGCAGATGAAAATGGTATAAAGCTAGATAATGGCCAATATTTCAATGTTAAAAAAGATAGTATTCCTCTATCATTTATTAATGAAAGATTAGACCAATCATATGATGGGGCATCATATTATACACCAAAATACTATCCTCAAAATACTTTAGTTAAAATATCTAAAGAAAATAATGAAATAAAAGGTATTCAAAAAATAGCAGTATTATTTTAA
- a CDS encoding histidine kinase has product MNRKKLTRLISVVLLIVIIDGVRVNKNKVKTMLPNSSQIYFIKSMNKMDDLVNLLNKKKDYTIKYFKYGFDSSYIPEAQKNPANKFTKEVQWINGHEVIVYKGDFSANPFGDRHPMLGGKKLNFLEPKLNRVGIQDNNKYQSINVWEEDLIKNAVLMRINPYSYVLIDYRKPFYVQDVLFKKNTLIAKVIYSDTNGIKLDNGQYLNYSDCSVFDASSLKGEDGVGHCISFDAANLPKDLLVAVRYPDDLEKNSPYFIETYCVIK; this is encoded by the coding sequence GTGAATAGAAAGAAATTAACTAGATTAATTTCAGTGGTATTATTGATTGTTATTATAGATGGTGTTCGTGTCAACAAAAATAAAGTTAAAACAATGTTGCCTAATTCTTCACAAATATATTTTATTAAAAGTATGAATAAAATGGACGACCTTGTAAATTTACTTAATAAGAAAAAAGATTATACCATAAAATATTTTAAATATGGATTTGACTCTAGTTATATACCTGAAGCTCAAAAAAATCCAGCTAATAAATTTACAAAAGAAGTTCAATGGATAAATGGACATGAGGTGATTGTCTATAAAGGAGATTTTAGTGCAAATCCATTTGGAGACAGACATCCAATGCTAGGAGGCAAGAAACTTAATTTCTTGGAGCCTAAACTTAATAGAGTAGGGATACAAGATAATAATAAATATCAGTCAATTAATGTATGGGAAGAAGATTTAATTAAAAATGCCGTTTTAATGAGAATAAACCCTTATTCATATGTGCTAATTGATTATAGAAAACCATTTTATGTACAAGATGTCTTATTTAAAAAGAATACACTAATTGCAAAAGTTATTTATTCTGATACTAATGGTATAAAGTTAGATAATGGGCAGTATTTAAATTATTCTGATTGTTCAGTTTTTGATGCAAGTTCCTTGAAAGGGGAAGATGGGGTTGGTCATTGCATTAGTTTTGATGCTGCGAATTTACCTAAAGATTTACTGGTCGCCGTTAGGTATCCTGATGATTTAGAAAAGAATTCTCCTTATTTCATAGAAACTTATTGCGTAATTAAATAA